The DNA segment ATTTTTGAAAATTGGTCaaaaccgtcaaattacagaaaaggactgcaaatttacaagacaaACAGgaaattttacaggaaaaaaatatgtttacagtatatttctggcgccccagctgtcAGAAATTTCCTgttttttatgggatttttttagtctttttttaaatacggtcaaaaaacgtcaaattacagaaaaagatttCTGGTgacccagctgccagaaaatttcatttttttgcaggatttttttacagtgttattttttttataaaaatgctttgtAGATTGATCTCGCATTTCTTTTCAGATGGAGAACTTTTTTGCATTGAACCCGAATGCAGGAGCAGGTGCGATGCCCAGGAAACAAGCTCTAGAGACAGCGAGGAACAATATTGAATGGATGAAACGAAACCTGGAGGAGATAAAGCTCTGGCTGGAGAACAATGTGTCTTAGTGCTGTACATGAGTTCATGACTGATTTTACCACTAGCCATTACATCACACATTGTTCACGAAGTTTAGTTAAATTAATGGAATTAATTGCTCAGGGCAGCTTGAAAATGAATTTGTAGCTTGTAAAATACGTTGTAAAGGATGTTTAAATTCCCAGCATTGTGTTCAAGTGCTCATTTCCTTACTATtgttatttgcttttatttctgAGATTAAGATATGAATTGCAGAAACCTGTAAGATAAGAAAGTAATGGTATATGTGGTGTATTAACTGTGAAGCGTAGAGATAGCGTCCAGTGCTGATTACATTCCATATTTCATTAATGTCTAATGAATATGTAATTCACTAGGGGTTTTGATCATTTACGGGTTTAGAGGTGAAGAAGAGGCTGTCATTGGAACCTGGTTGTTAATAGTAATGATATGCtcaattattacaaaaaaaaaacaatatcacAATACAAcaacttttgacattttctttgattttgcagttaaattaattgttttctGTGAAATGCATATACTTGAATTTGtgtgcaaaaataaactgcttgcCTTGGTCACATCCATCTGGTCTGACCAATCCATGTTGATGCTGTCTAAGCAGTTATTGGCTTTATACCTCTTCACAGTAACAGAAACACTGTAGTAACAGTAGAACATGACCGAGAGAGGAATGATGAAGTTGATCGTGATCACAGCCATCGTGTAGGACACGAACGACCTAAAATAAAAAGTGATTAATCCTCTTACATTATTTTCTTCTGCTGCACACAAAGAagaccattttaaaaatgttggtaaccaaaacagCAGTACAGTATCCATTGACATGCATTGGCCTTGTGTCcccaatagaagtgaatgggtatcgcagttgtttggttaccaacattcttcaaaatatcttctttagtgttctgcagtagaaataaagtcatccaggtttgaaatggcaagagggtgagtaaatgatgttcTGAATCATAATTTCTGATGTTTTTGACTCTTAACTCACGAATCATTGTTCCTCCAGTTGATGGTGCAGGTGGCACCTGTGGGGTCAGGAGCATATCCTGCCCAGCCAACACATTCTCaatcccgactcgtcacatatttacgatGGGTcagcgtcacttttgaacgcgcaaggtacccctttggcgtcgtttttcgacgtgaagggcatGCGAATTttaccgtcattatgaaaatgtatatcgaatataatttgcaatgatgatgtttcggggttttaatttaaatttaatggACAGGATAATTGCGTTACATGACGTCTCAGGGAGTGATTCGTCCAGTCGTGCATGcacattgcgcaacattctatgggtcctgagacaaaagaacgaacgactcgaacccgaagtCTCAAGAGGTGAACTattcaattctctttccggctcagacggcattggtaaagcgtacggggctgtcacgtgatgaacgaacgactcgaaaccgaagactcgagaggtgaactaatccattctctttccggctcagactgcattggtttagcttacgaagctgtcacgtcgtgaacgaacgagtcaaacccgaggacttgtcagataagaggtgtggtgagctaatcatagactaaagacccaggtaaacaatgaattaatcttttctgtttcttatagcattatagttttgtattgtttgtaatgtgatcaacgtttgcataagtagtagatgtgttaggaaagtaacatgtaacattttaattatattttgctcaaatgaacgaaatgaacgatatgactcgaaaaaagatttgttcattttgctgaacgagactcaaaggtccgagtcagtaaaatgatccgaacttcccatcactaaaatacagatattccaagggtgcCAACGCGAAACGATTGAATTgaatgaggaacagatgcgaaagcgatcaccgtccgccgtaatctcaaatccagcgaagaacgacgttcaaatattgccgccagaggaagttgcGTCaccttcgatgccattggctctcccatGTCTCGTGACCGATGGCGTCatttcccttacagaaaagacgcacgaaattcacatgtgcaaaaaacacatgtgatcacatgtgaaatgtgtgtttttggaacattttggtgtgaattccatgtgaattcccacgtgaaacccatgggataacatatgcgacatgtctccacatgtgatgatcacatgttcttcacgtcaccacatgttgcacatgtcatcccatgggtttcacgtgggaattcacatggaattcacaccaaaatgttccaaaaacacacatttcacatgtgatcacacgtgttttttgcacatgttaaacacatgttgtatacatgtgatcacgtgaaaaacatgtgaaattcatgtgtcttttctgtaagggttcgttggctttgaacgtgaaacggtattggctcccgcgaccgactgcatctagctgttccggtttatcttttgaatgggaaCCGACTTCAtgcattcacggacacgcacggcatcttcatgtatAGTCGTACGGCTTTGGAGCAATAAGGTCTGCGAAACGAgctgtttgttattttgtaatgcttttggtcagtttgtgcaataaatacccgtgactgtacttttattcgcgtgctgtgttttatatggctgagaagtggttagaaTCATTAATTTTGTATCTGTAAACCAGGCAAAGGACGCACACCTGGCAACCCGTGTAGCCGAATTTCCAGCTCCCGTGCAGGTCTGAGGCTGCAGACATGGGGTAACCAATACCAGCAACACCAATGTCAGTTAAAGCCAGATTAATGATGATAGCATTCGTGGCATTGCGCAACTCTCTGAACTTCACAAACATCAGCAGCACCACAATGTTACTAGACAGACTGACCACCCCTGCCAAGAGAGACAGACGAGGAGAGAAGATGTTGATAGGTCTGTGGACACACACCGGCATGTTTCCTGTCCATTCAAAACATTTCACGCATTCATCTTGCCGTTTTACAGGCTCCCCCTGCTGGTTGCTTTCCACGCTtggctaaaaaaaaaaaaaaaaaataaaagaaatgtttgaaaacaACCCTACAGTCTAATGTGACCCTAGGACACAGatgtaagaaaataaaggtAAAAGACAAATACATTGGCTTTAGCTTACTAAACTCTTTATATAAAAATGCCAATAAACTTGAGCGCTATACAATCAAATACTGCACAAACATTACCTGCGGTGATGAGATATGCAGCGACAATATTGTGCTCTGTTTGTGTGAAGGCACTCTTTTCAACATAAGGAAAACTCTCAGAAGAATTCAGAAAGCCAGATTCCATCTCTTTGTCACACAAAGCCATTTACAAACCAATCAGATTTCTCTTCTTTTTCCAACTTTCACATCCATTTAAATCAAATCTTGCATCTTAAAGGAACCTTGAAGTCCACTGTTTTACCTTGTGAGAGAATCATGAAACTGTACTGTACAGAAGAGGCTGGGTAGGGGGGCTGTAGGATTTAGGGGATGTAGAAGTTGGTGGGGTGACTGTAGGAATGAAAGGCTGGAAAAACAATGGAATGGAAAGCTCTCTAATTATGTTTTCTGCTTGGTTTGCGAGAACTGAAGAGAGCGTTCAGTGTTAATCCACACATGAAGGCTTTTCATTCCAAGTAGCAGAAAAGCTTTCTTGTAAGAGTGAGTACAATTTAATTCAAATATTTTaccttaaaaacaacaaaagtaGCAttctattaataaaaaaatcctaaatcTGTCAGATAAAGAAACAGTTTGGGCCCAGGATTATGTGTGAAATATTTATGAGGCCAAACACATGCACTCTACATTATCTGGCAGTATTATTTCAGGAATCTTATTATGTAACTTTTAGACGAAAACGCTCAAAGACGAGCTACCTTACTTGTAAACAACATAAATTGTCATCACTGTAATATTATTCATGATTAATTATCACAGCATAAAGTCATATTGAAAAAGtgaatgttaatttaaaatgatgtacaatatattttgtacattcaatacatttaaatacTATCAAATGtggtttctttttaaataaagcCACCATGGCGAATGGATTGGGTTTAACCAAGATAATCTTTCCATCCCCTTGTTGCTTTTAAACTTCTGTGCTCTGTTACTCTGACTATGCATTTACGCAATTCTATGTACAGTTGTACAATAACTACTGTGATGCTGCTAAAAGTATTTTCAGATAATCTCaagtttaattcatttttaaattcaaatgtTCCAATTTAAGGCAAAAAGgccatttaaataatatataataaaagatataataaacaaaactattaTTCTAATGTTTAGTAGCTTTAATGTAGCTTTATTACTATTTCCTTGATTTttctaaagaaaatatttttctgtttatttattgtatttctgtGCCTCTGCTATGCACCAGTTCACAAAGGCACTCCTTGTATGTGTgatgtaaacatcaataaagtTCTAATATAATTCTAATTTACACATGCAAAATAATGAAAGCAACATATATTTCTACCAACTTTATtacataaagtcattttttataatCAGGGATGCTCTGCAGCTGGCTTGAGCCACTAGAGGGcggttttgactagaagggatacagatacctccactgggcatgcgcacttcagtACCGCGGAAAACAATtgatttctattttttattattgtaaggttaggtttagagtTGGGGGaggtgtaggcgttagctaatgtcatttattgtaattatatggcgaaATTTTGCACCACTTCTGGCCgaagctgtatcccttctagcaacgACCGGACGTTACGACACGGATATTACGTATAAGGAAAAGCTTGCGATTTCTGTCATGTGACGAACGCGCATAAACAAGTTGAGAACTATTCAATCAAGCAACATTAAAGGTAATACTGTCACATTTTCTATAAATATGTTTCTTATTACCAACAACTATTAGATGACGTAAGCCCGTCAGCATTGTACGTTAACGTATAAAATGTCAGTAGCTACCTAGAATTTCCCCCCAATAAGATACTGCCATTGTGTGTTATATCGTATCATTTTCTTATCGTCTTTTTTGCTTTTGGGTGCTGCAGGCGAATCACTCAATCCATTCTCATAAATATGGCAGATGTGAGTACAGTGTACATTTTCCCTAACGCTTGAAGTCTTGCTGTATATTCTGTGGATTATGGTACCTGACATTATGTTTGTTTCTGTTACAGAATCTGAAGAGTTTTCTGTATAAACAACTGCCAAGGTAAACAGATTCATCAACAACTGTCATGACTAACAAgaatattaatgaatgaataatattGTTTCCtaagagttttatttttttcacagtgttGAAGGGCTCCATGCCATAGTAATAACAGATAGAGATGGGGTTCCTGTAATCAAAGGTAAACGCCTCAGTTTAGTCATTTGGTTTACATGTTTGTTGTCTGTACACACTCTATCTGAAATCTTGGTTGTGCTACACCTTTAGTTGCCAATGACAATGCACCTGAATACGCACTGCGGCCGACATTCTTATCTACCTTTGCTTTGGCAACTGACCAGGGCAGCAAGCTGGGCTTGTCTAAAAATAAGAGCATCATTTGCTACTATAACACATATCAGGTACAGTATTTACAGAGTCCACTATTGACTTGTTACTTGTAAAATTTCTTGTTGTAAAGTTTTTTATGCATTTCCTGGCAGATTGTACAGTTCAACCGATTACCCTTAGTGATAAGTTTCATCGCAAGTAGTAATGCCAACACAGGTAAGCCAAAGTAACTTTGGTTGTGAAAGAATCTGGAAAAAGTATAGTAGATTGATCTATactaatatgtattattttgtatatttaggTTTGATCTTTAGTCTTGAGAAGGAGCTTGTTCCCCTGATAGAAGAATTAAGGCAGGTGGTGGAAGTAGCTTAGAAACGTCTCAACTACACTGTTGTAGGTCATACATCTGTACATATATAATGTGAGCTGTATGTTTGTATTGAATTTTGTGTTGGATTGTCTTGATGCTGTATGTCTCTTTTGAATGTAACCTGTTCCTTGAGTCTCCTTATTAATAAATATGTCCAAGGCTTTggtttagaaaaatatatttatttacggTCCATCATAAATTTTTACAGAAGGTGCTCTTTCATAGGAAAATGGGTACTGTGTACACATTCCTAAACAACACAAGAGTATTCACTTACTGTCAGCTCAGACATTACATTAGAAATAACTTGTCCTTCCTCCAATGTCCTAATAGTCTGTTTTCAGGGAATGATAAATGCactgtaatatttaaaaatggttaaatactgtgttgtcaaagttgacaagcacttaatactttttatcagttagatatttgcaaaacccagtgacaaacataaagggtgactcatttctggcaaaaaaataaacatcatgaaaatatggagataagaggtttcaaaaggacagcagcggtatgtacatatatttatgCTACATTTTCAGTTTGGTTTGCAGAAcacaagtaaaaaaacaaagccTACTTTAAATTATAGTTCTTATGTCAGTAGTGTACTGTCTTCAGACATTCGTTTGACTTGGTTTTTCTATATACACGAGCTTTAATGCATGGTTCAGTGCTCATAGGATTTTTAGCTCCACGTCACCAAAGTAGCAGGCCTTCAGAGGTAATAACTTTGAAGTTCCAGCCCTTTGTAATTACAAACTATAAAACTGCACAGCTCTTAGTTGTTGTAATACTTTTATTCTTCAAGTTGACCGTCATCGACCTCTCTTTATCTGTGACTGAAAATGTAGGACAGTCACCATTAGAGATAAGGTTAACAAAAGACAAATATGATCAGTCACAAAAGATGTTTAATTCCTACCCGTAAACAATTGCATTAGAAGGAAATAATGTCCAGGATTTACACTCAGTATCTAACTAGTTACAGTTTGTTTGTAAGTTCCTCTTACCAGTTTCCACCGTAGTATCTTTATCCATTCATCTGCCTCAGCACCTGATTTTGCACACAGATAAAATGTCCTCTCAGGGAACACCATACTATCAGACACACAGAGATAAAAGAGTTCagtgaaatatttttaataacaagTTTTAATAGAAAGAGTTTAAATAGGTGTTCACGGTGAGTAAAATTCTGAAATTAAGCATGGTATGGAAACATGTGGGCAGGAGGAAGTTCAGACTTCCTCTTAATTAAGCTCACTTACATATGAGAAATTATGTTAAATGTCCACAGAATAAAGTATTATAATGAGAAATTAAAATATGGAGGTTCAAATATGTATTCAATTCAAATATGTAATTATTTCTTGTTATGACCTTTTaagtctagtttaaaaaaagttcTAAACTTCTATTActgttaaatgtattttttcaatGTTATACTTcgagaaatgttttgttatatCACCCCACTGTAAAACTGAATACAAAGGAATGATGTTCTCTCCAACTCAAACATATTGTGTGTATTGTGCTTAACAGTGCAAGCCACCCAGATATGATAGCTTATTTTTAAATAGTCAAAAATAGCTAGTAATTGTCCACTTGCCCAACTACAGAAGTTTCAGATGTAATAATAGTAGGGTTATGTAGTGTGGCACAACAAATAGGTAAACAGTTGTGTGTAATTAGCCCAAGAAattgttatatttgacccaacaatgggttcaAAATAACCCAGCGTTTTTAGAGTATGGTTTCATTCTTTCATATTTCAACAACTGTTTGTATGTGCAGTAAAGCAGAATACTTTTATAATATCTTCACTAAACACATTTCGATCCAGATGCAAATGAGGAAAAATCATGGGAAATTTCctctgtaactttttttatattaacagatgacaaacatacagtaaatgttcaaaataagaCAGTAAGGGAAAGGGCACAATGTGGAGCTACCAAGGCTAAgtcacactgatccaacaaacgcCAACAAGCACCAACGTTCTAAATTCTCATTGACACTGATTCAATTTTTGAATTCAATGTGAATTAGGCATAATATAAAAGTCTTACCAGAAGCAGTTGACCCTCTCCTGACTGTAGTCGAACTGAACCGCTGAGCACCCTGTCAGATCAAGTGTTCGAATTGGCTCATCAAACTAAGaataatttttcttttgttagaCCAATAATCAACTTCAGTTATTTACTGAGGCTGACTGCACAAAATGCACTTACCATTTTGTCCTTGAaatattttagttcatgtctatgCAATGTGAACCATCTCTGCTTCCAGTTCTActcagaaaacaaataaaaagagaTACTTTCAGCCAACATTCCTTAACTGGGTTTGCTCTAACCCATTATCTGGAATTGGCATTTAACACAAACATTAGTTTGACTATAAATGGGTCTAATGTGTGTAATGAGCAAACAACCATATGATGCATACCTTTATGATGGCACCTTGTTTTACCAGATAACCCTCTTTAGTGCCAAGCTgtagaaaaaaacagttttatttaatgATTCACGGTCACAGCTCATGCTGTTAAGACATGTAGCACATTTCTACCATCAGGACGAATAGTTCTCGTTGTGAAACTGTGCTGTTCTGTGCCCATCTTTGCCTACTGGCACTGTCAGTTTCTTTTTTGTAAATGAAGTCAGGATAAAAATGCCTCAAACATTCATCCTATTGACTTTTTGCCCTAGTCAATTGTATCAACTTTAATTTACTTCACCTAAATATTAACAAACGTGTATAATATTAACAAACAAGTAACCGATCACTATGTCATTACTGGCATTCAAGTAGCCTACACAACTACCATACTGAGAAATCCATGCCATGCTAAACTCGAACTTTTCGGCCCAATTGTAAATGTTAAAAGACACTCAATATGTTCAAGTATTAACACATAAAAGCTGATTGACTTACTGATGGAGCATTAGGCACCAAGTCATTTTCATGCCGCCCCGTCTGCATGGccgtatgcacacacacagtctcatATATAGACGGCTCCTCCACCTGCCGTGGGTATGGGAACCGTAGGACGATGAGATTTCCTTAGTTACAAGAGTGACACAGGAATCAAGGTCACTATAAAAAGTGAGTTTGCGAACTGTGTGAAGGAAAAGTACACTTACCTGTCTCGCTGCCTAGCAGGGGCTGATTGGCCATATGACTGGTGAAATCCTGTAGAGAGGAAAATTCATTGAAGCCAAAAGAATATCTGCCATACTGCCGCCGGACGTTGAAGTGTTTCACAGAATCCTTTGCCCTGAACATGTCAAGGAAAGTCAGGAAATGTGATCGTGATAAGCAGGTTTTCCCCTCCTGTCAATTAAATTGGCTCAAAACACAAAGACTAAATTTAGATCTCTTTAGATTTAGATGTCTCTCCACTGCCAGCAACTGCAGGCCAAATTTCTTATAAGAGAAATGTTATCTGGGCAATAAAAAACTGATTCACATTATACAATAAGGATGTAACATGACTGCAATGGATCCTctcttgtttttataaaaatggccACAAAGACTGTTCCAAACATAagtaaatttgtttatttttttaaatcttttgatGGACTGctaacacaattaaaaaaaaaagcaataaGGCCTTCAAGgtcatgttttattgtaaatataggCACGACTGACGTGGTTGCAGGTTGCGGCTACCAACAGACTGTAGTTGTGATTATATtcacactttaaaaaaagaaaggggAACTGAAATGTCGTAAGCAGCACCAAAGAACAGCGACAGACAAAATGGGGGAATAACAAAAAAGTATACAGTAAAGTGCAATGATAAAAGAATATGTAGTGTATaatctgtgtatgtgtataatGTACGTTTTCTACATATACATATTAAAGTGATTCATAGCATGTAACTACTATAATATAAAGGATTTAAGGACATCTTACCGGACAGACAGTGCGAAGCATTCAGGTCCCCGGTTGCTGTTTCTAAGCAAAAAACTCCCATCTACCCCATTAGAAAGCAGAAGAGCTTCAGCTGCATGCCGGGACAAATCATAATGATACCAACTACAAAGATCAACAAAGAAAATAGGAGACTTGAGTACTAGATACACATACAGTGAGCCGACTCATTAAAATGCCACAAACTAAACATATCCGACATATCTCGTGTTTACTCTTAAAACTGCCCCATAACAACCCATGACACATTAGACTGATAtctcttaaaccagcacataacATCAACACTTTAAAAGAGAGTAGGTCTAATGATAAAATCAGATACAAAATGAACAAGTTTAATTCTGAGAGTGCAACATGTTTCAGGTAAGTTTCAGGTTTTGCACAGCGCCTTTTTTCTCTGTCATAACTATTTAAGAGCAGTGACCTGGATGTAGCAGTATGTATAATGTGACACTGACAATGTCCTGAGCATATGGGTCttaatagaaaaacaaacaaaataactttataaatattttaaatattaacttATTTTCTTTCTATTTTGGGGTATacaattgtgatttttttgtaaacattGACCAGAACCCCAAGAAGCCATTGCGTTCAGTAGATATTCCTGTCTGCTTTGGAGGATCACTTTTTTACAATCACGATTTTTACTTTGTAGCCTCTTTTTGTTTTGCTATGTTCCAAATGTTGCAATAGTTAAAAGACTGATATCCGTTCcataaaaaaactatttgaaTAACAATTGCCAGAATGTTAAACCACAAGCAGAACACATACAATTCACAATGTACAGATAGGCTATAGATGAGAACTGCGCCTGTCATCTTCAGCTTGCTAACTACCCTTAccaaaattaaccatgttttctttgaggtacaagtgtagtaaccatggttttttggtgcattcatagggcaaaaccatggttttactacagtaaaaaccatagtaaacgatttttcaattttaactgtagtaaaaccatggtaaattttcgtaagggtagttggtgtcaaaaataaataaaataaggcAAAAATTGATTGAAGCTTTAAATAAAACTGTTCAATAATGATCTAACTCATTTAAATTAACATGCgctatataaaattaaattgaattcaaAGGTGCTTTTAGCGCTTGACACAATCCATTGTAATGGTCAGATTTGTTTATACAGTAGGCTATTTCTTTACAGTCCATGAAACGAAAGTATTTCCTCATACTCTAGAACAGGCTTAGCAGGTGTACAAACACATAACACAACCAAAGCTTGTTCACACCATATGTATTTGTCCTTTCTATGCGTTTTATTTTCATGACTGATCATAAATGTTGTATGCGATCACAAACGGGTAATGACGAATTATGATTAATACTTAAACACGTTTAAATGTAACTTAACATAAGATAAAAGGATATCAAGGGGAACAAACAGCTTAAAAGATACACCGCTTACTATCACGGCGgtattactttttttattgGGTAACAGTTAGGTCAGAGTAACAGATCAAATTCACCTGACAGACTCGAGCTCGTCCACGTCTTCCCCGAAGCTGCGCGTTGAACTGCAGACGCTCATCTCTTCAGTTCACTCCGTCAGCGCAAATATTCACTGTAGTACACCGATCTCTGTTCAGACTCAACTAAAACAGTTACTTTGCTGTCTTTGCCTTACAATCGAAAGCACGTTCAGCACAGGGGAAGTCCAACAGGTCCGCCCACAGATGCCATTATTTAGAGAACCAATGAGTTCCCGGAGTAACATTACATGTAATATTAGATCGTTTAGTTACGACCATTTAAAACTTTATAGTGGCAGTCAGGAAGCCTTTAATATGTGTATGTTGTTGTTAAGACAGTGAATAATATTCACAGAAACTCGtcgaattataaggttctatttgacatttttgtcaaaattacGTTTTTCACATATTCTGTGACGGTTTAGGCCTACACaatgtgatgtttttctttacgTTTTTGAGacttttttagaaataaaaagttaaatggAACGCTTAAAAATTGAGGTTCACATTTCAAAACTGCTAATATGCACACTGTCAAaacaactagtaggatttaccttttttttattataaataatatatatatatatattagttttgcacacagttttttaaagtaaattgtacttattttttacagttaatcatactagttgttttttacagtgcagataGAACCTTGTAAATCCAATGCGACAAAATGTTTCTCTAACACTTATTAGAAATACGTATGTGAATTGTATTTATGCACAATGAATAAGtttgagtgttttattttacatttcgcaaataacacaaatgtctATCAAGagatgtaaaataacatgttcataaaCTATAAATACTATACAAGTTAAGTATACATCAATCTTGTTTATCCATTCACATTTTCGACTCAAGCATTCATTTctgcaataaaaataacataacataaaaagtaataaaatactGGTAATCCACCTGGAATGCATGTTTACTTGCACAATGTACACAAACATGGGCATCAAAG comes from the Triplophysa rosa linkage group LG9, Trosa_1v2, whole genome shotgun sequence genome and includes:
- the LOC130559289 gene encoding visual pigment-like receptor peropsin, whose protein sequence is MALCDKEMESGFLNSSESFPYVEKSAFTQTEHNIVAAYLITAGVVSLSSNIVVLLMFVKFRELRNATNAIIINLALTDIGVAGIGYPMSAASDLHGSWKFGYTGCQGNDAIECVGWAGYAPDPTGATCTINWRNNDSSFVSYTMAVITINFIIPLSVMFYCYYSVSVTVKRYKANNCLDSINMDWSDQMDVTKVPMTASSSPLNP
- the lamtor3 gene encoding ragulator complex protein LAMTOR3, with protein sequence MADNLKSFLYKQLPSVEGLHAIVITDRDGVPVIKVANDNAPEYALRPTFLSTFALATDQGSKLGLSKNKSIICYYNTYQIVQFNRLPLVISFIASSNANTGLIFSLEKELVPLIEELRQVVEVA
- the dapp1 gene encoding dual adapter for phosphotyrosine and 3-phosphotyrosine and 3-phosphoinositide isoform X2, which translates into the protein MSVCSSTRSFGEDVDELESVSWYHYDLSRHAAEALLLSNGVDGSFLLRNSNRGPECFALSVRAKDSVKHFNVRRQYGRYSFGFNEFSSLQDFTSHMANQPLLGSETGNLIVLRFPYPRQVEEPSIYETVCVHTAMQTGRHENDLVPNAPSLGTKEGYLVKQGAIIKNWKQRWFTLHRHELKYFKDKMGAQRFSSTTVRRGSTASVWCSLRGHFICVQNQVLRQMNG
- the dapp1 gene encoding dual adapter for phosphotyrosine and 3-phosphotyrosine and 3-phosphoinositide isoform X1, yielding MSVCSSTRSFGEDVDELESVSWYHYDLSRHAAEALLLSNGVDGSFLLRNSNRGPECFALSVRAKDSVKHFNVRRQYGRYSFGFNEFSSLQDFTSHMANQPLLGSETGNLIVLRFPYPRQVEEPSIYETVCVHTAMQTGRHENDLVPNAPSLGTKEGYLVKQGAIIKNWKQRWFTLHRHELKYFKDKMFDEPIRTLDLTGCSAVQFDYSQERVNCFCMVFPERTFYLCAKSGAEADEWIKILRWKLSQIKRGR